The DNA region GCGACAGCGACCGTGGCCACCGCGGCGAGGGCGCCGATGCTGGCGAGCGGCCAGCGGGACCGCTCCAGGGCGTCGAGCCGGGCCTCGTGGTCGGCGAGCTGCTTGTCGGTCTGGTCGCTGCGCTGCACGAGCAGGGCGAGCGAGCCGTCGACCCGCGCGAAGCCGGCCTCCAGGGTGCCGCGCAGCCGCTCCAGTTCCAGGGCGACGGCGACCGGGTCGTTCGGATCAGACTCGGTCATCGGCCGCCGCCTCCTGGGTGGTGCGCAGCCAGGAGGGCAGCAGGTTCTGTACGGCGGGCACGGCCATGACCCGGCTGAGCGCGCCGGCGACGGCGAGCGCCCCGGCGACCCAGGGCAGCGTCTCGGGCAGCCCGGCGGCGTCGACGATCGCCGGCAGCACGACGGCGATCCCGACCGCGGTCTGCAGCACGGTGCGGACCGTGCGCTTGGCGGCTTCGGACATGGGTGGTTCTCCTTGCGTGGGGGGCGGGGTTACGCGGTGTACGGGACCTTGAGCGCGTTCCAGGAGGTGGCGCCCGGCCAGCCGTCGGCGTCGGAGCCCGAGAAGCCGAGCTTGCGCTGCCAGGCGGCGTAGGACTGGCGGTCGGCCTCGGACCAGCGGGGGCTGGGGCCGACCTGGTAGCGGGCGCAGCCCTCGGCGACCAGGCGGCGGCCCATCGCGGTGATGATGGGGGAGCTCGGGGTGGTCTTGAAGAAGGCGGTGCCCGGGAAGGGCTGGTAGCGCGGCTTGGCCGGCTTCGCCGGGGCGGTCGGGCGGGGCGCCGGGGCCTTGCCGAGGCGGCCCTGGACCCGGTCGCGCATGCCCGGCATGCCGAAGCCGCGCGGGTCGTTCTTCCAGTCGGACCACTCGGAGTGGCCGATCACGGACTTGGCGCCCCAGCCGTGGGCGCGGCAGAGCGCCGCCGACACCCGCTCGATGGCGTCGAGCTGGGCGGCCGGCCACGGGTCGCTGCCGTTGCCGAGGTTGACGCACTCGAAGCCGTAGAAGCGGGAGTTGCCGTCGACGGCGCCCGCGCTGCCCTGGTGCTCGCGCGGCACCGGCGGCCGCGCCCCGTACGTCTCGCTGATCACGGCCTTGAGCACGGACGGGTCGCCGCCGCCGGCGTGGTTGGCGCGGCCGGAGCCGACCAGGTGCACGCTGCCGTCCTTGGCGATGACGCCGTGGCACAGCGGGCCGGGCAGGCCGGCGTAGCCGTCGTAGCAGAGGGACACGCTGTTCGCGGTGCCGCTGGAGACGGTGTGGTGGATCATCACGCCGACCACCGGGCCCCAGGTGCCGACCTGGTTGCGGTTGTGGTTGCGCCAGCCGTCGTGCTCGACGACGGTGACGCCTTCGGCGCGGAGCGCGGCGACGAACCGGTCCGCGGAGAGGGGGGCTGCCATCTGTGACCTCCGGGGCAGAGTTTCCGGGCGGGGTTCCCGGGTTTCCGGGCATGGAAAAACCCCGGCCGGTCGGTCGGCACGGGGCGTACGGGGTGGGGGGAGGCTTTACGGCGCGGGGGCCGGCTCCGTCGGCTCGGTCGGCTCCGGCGGGGCCGGGGCCCAGACGGCGCACAGCGCGGCGTACGCGACGCGGCGGGTCTCGAAGTCGGCGAGCGCGGCGGCCACCGCGCGCTGCACGGCCGTCGGATCGGGCACGACCGGCAGACCGCCCTCGCCCAGGACGGTGACGAGGCCGGAGCCGCGCAGCGTGACGTCGGCCGTGCCCCTCTCGGTCAGCTCGGCGGAGACGTACACCGGCGGGTACTGCCCGGTCACCGGGTCGCGCTCCAGGGTGTAGCCGAGGCTGTTGTCGTGGACGCGGATGGTGAGGGTGTGGCCGTCCTCGGCGACGACGGCGCGGCCCGCGTAGTCGATGGCCACGCCCCACGGCTGGGTGGGATCGATGTTCATGGCGTACTCCTCGTACGGATCTGGGCTCGGAGCGGGGATCAGGTCTGCATGCCGTGGATGAGGGCCGGCTGGGCGTAGACCGTGCCGCTGGTGGTGGTGACGACGGCCTGGATCTCGATGGTCATCGTCTGGCCGAAGCGGGTCTTCATGTCGCCGGGGAGCAGACCGGTGTGGTCGTAGGTGGTGCCGGCGGTGACCGTGGGGCCGAACGCGACGCCGTCGACGAGGACCCGCACCTGGCCGCTCGCGCCCGACGAGGCCGCCGTGTTGACGGCGAGCCGCAGCTTCGGCTGCCAGATCGGGTTGGAGCACCGGGCGATGGTGGTGAAGGCGGTGCTGGTGGTGGACGGCCACTTGGCCGGGTCGCTCGCCAGCGGCGGCATCAGCTGCAGCCACGGCCGGGCGAGGCCGCCGGTCATGATGTCGTCGGCGAAGATCTCGTGGTTGTAGCCGTCGAAGATCCGGAACAGCGGCCGGTTGATCGTGACGCTGCCGCTCTGCGTGGGCGGGCGGATCTCGTTGACGGCCGGCCGGGTGTTGACCGCGGTGGACAGGGCCTTCAGCCGGCGTTCCATGTCGTTGAGCCGGTCGATGATGTCCTCGGGCAGCTTGGGCATCAGGCCTCCTCAAGGTAGAGCTCGGCGGTGTCGGGTCGGCCGCGCTCCGGGGGAGTGACCTTGACGCCGATGATGCGGTAACGGGTGTCGAGGCCCTCGGAGAACCATTCGTCGGTGATCCGGACGCGGGCCATCCGGCCGAGGAGCGCCGGCGGGACGATCCCGCCGAGGTGGATGCTGATCGCCGGGATCACGACCGTGCCGCGGGCGTCGTCGAGTTCCCGGAAGGCCAGCGAGTCGAGGGTGAGGGTGTCGGTGACCTCGTTGTGGTCCGAGGACAGGTCGAGCAGCGGCCAGCCGTCCGCGAGCAGGTCGGTGGCGAGCTGCTGCTTGGCGGGGTAGATCGGCCGGGACTCGGTGCCCGCGTTGGCGTTGGTGGACGCGCCGCGGGCCAGCGCGGTGGTGCCGCCGCGGGTCGCGTCGTACGGGAACGAGTACGAAAGGATCGAGCCGGGCCGGTCGAAGACCAGGTCGGCCGCACCGTTGTTGATCTTGGGTGAGCCGAGCCGGAGCTGCCGGACCCGGCGCCCGTCGTTCGGGTCGCGGTAGACCAGGATCTGGTGCTCGAAGCCCTTCTCCAGCGAGGCGAGCTGTTCGAGGGCGTCCAGGTAGACGGTCTCGTCGCCGTTGCGCCAGGAGGCGGTCCGCAGGGGGTAGTCCGGCGGCGACTTCTCGTTGCCGAAGGTGATCCCGAGGCGGCGCGGCTCCTTGCCCTCCTCCGGCGGGACGGACGGGTCGTCCTGGAGGTCGAGCTCCGCCCACAGCCGGCGCGCGATGTCCAGCTGGTCGGTCGGGGTCGTGAAGGAGATGGCGTCGGTACGGATGCGGCGCCGGCTCGCGTACGAGTCGAAGGTCGCGGCCTGGACGCCGAGGGTCAGCACCCCGCGGCCGCTGGACTGCAGCGTGGTGGTCCACACGATGCCGCCCCACCACAGGTCGCCGCCGCGCTCCAGATAGACCGCGGTGCGGCCCTCGCGGACCTTCTTGACCCGGTCGGCGATCTCCTTGTTGGGGATCGGGATGGTGCCGGAGAGCGAGCCGGCCTTGCCGATGTAGTCGTCGATGGAGACGTCCCGCAGCGGCAGGATGTCGAGGGTCTGGTCGGTGAGCAGATCGCAGAAGATCGCCCGGTAAGGCGTGTCGATGGCCATGCGGGGCCTCCTCAGAGCACGTAGGTGGCGGAGACGCGGACGTTCCGGCCGGGGACCAGGGAGCCGTTCGAGGACCAGGTGCGCAGGGTGACCTGGCCGCCGGTCGAGATGTACGCGCCGCCGTCCCCGAAGCCGTCGCAGGCCGGTGCCTCCACGTAGATCGCCGGGCGCCAGCCGGTGGGAAGCACGCACATCGGGTCGTCGTTGACGTTGCCCGCGCTGTTGGCGTCGACCTGGCTGGTGCGGGTGAGGGTGACCGAGACGGTGGCGATGCCGTGGGTGCGTCGGGCCTCGAAGCTCACCATGGTCCAGTTGGCGAGCGGGGTGGCCCCGGTGGTGGTGCTCTCCACCTTCACGGGCGGCTGGTAGTCGGCCCAGGACGTGCCGTTCCAGCGCTGGAGGACCCCGTTGTTGTCCCGGTACTGGCCGGTGTAGCTGCCGGTGGAGAGGGAGCCGCTGGGGGCGATGCCGCCGACGTCCTTGGGGTACGCGACCCAGGCGGTGCCGTCCCAGCGCTGGAGCTGGCGCGCGTTGTTGGCGTCCTGGTACTGGCCGGGGTACGAGCCGGGCACGGAGCCGTTGTTGTAGACCGGCAGGATGCCGCCGACGCTGACGAGCGTGGTGCGCAGATCGGTGAGGGAGGTCGTCCACGGGATGCCGCCGCTGCCGGCGGACGCCCCGGCCGGCACGAGGACGCGGAACAGGACCAGCGAGGTGGCCGGCGCCTGCGGCGGCTCGGGTACGGCCTTCGGCTGCCCCTGGACGATCTCGACCGCGGCCTCGCTGCGCGTCTGGCCGTCGAACTCCGCGTCGTACACGCGCAGCAGGACCAGGTCGATGCGCGGGTTGAACGCGTCGCCGTCGGCGAAGGTGAGGGGCAGGTCCGCGTCGAGGCTCACGGGGTACGCACCCTGGGCGCCCGGGCCCTGGACGACGGCGCGGCCGTAGGACAGGTTCGCGGTCATCGGACCGACCGGGGTCAGCGAGTAGCCGCTCACCCGATACGTGCCGTTCGGCGAGCCCGGCAGGATGCCGGAGCGGGAGGTGACCGGGTCGACCGGGGTGGTGGCGCCGAGGGCGGTGAGCCGGGTGGTCACCCGGGTCTGGCCGGTGGGCTGGAGCCAGCCGCTGCGCAGGGCCATGATGTCTCCTCTCAGTGGGGTGGGCGGCCGGTCAGAACTGCGGGTCGACGCGGATGAAGGTGTTGTCGAACCCGCCCTTGACGCCGGCGGTGTTGGCGACGACCCGGAAGAAGGCGGTGAGCGTGTAGCTCAGCCCCGGGGTCAGCCCGGACAGGCGTCGCGTGGTGGAGGTCGAGACCGAGTTGTCGCTCGCGCAGATCGCGGCCCACTCGTCGTCGAGGTCCTGGATCAGGGTGTTGCCCTGGGTGAGCTTGAGCGCCATGAACGCGTACAGGTCGCTGCGCGACTTGATCCGGGCGCCGAAGGTGACGAGGACGTTCTTCGACGGCGGGGCGGTGAAGGTGAGGGAGAACGGGTTGGTGGTGCGCCCGCCGAGCGTCGAGGTGTACGTGCTCGACGCGGTGTCGCCGAAGTCGCTGCTGTCGTTGAAGTACGGCCCCGGGTACACGGCCGTCTTCCACGTCGCGCCGTCCCAGCGCTGCAGCCAGCCGCCCGCGGTGTCGCGGTACTGGCCGACGTAACTGCCCGTCACATTGCCGGCGCTGGCCGGGACGACGCCGCCGATCGCCTCCGGGTACGACACCCACGCGCCGCC from Streptomyces fradiae includes:
- a CDS encoding peptidoglycan-binding protein, with amino-acid sequence MAAPLSADRFVAALRAEGVTVVEHDGWRNHNRNQVGTWGPVVGVMIHHTVSSGTANSVSLCYDGYAGLPGPLCHGVIAKDGSVHLVGSGRANHAGGGDPSVLKAVISETYGARPPVPREHQGSAGAVDGNSRFYGFECVNLGNGSDPWPAAQLDAIERVSAALCRAHGWGAKSVIGHSEWSDWKNDPRGFGMPGMRDRVQGRLGKAPAPRPTAPAKPAKPRYQPFPGTAFFKTTPSSPIITAMGRRLVAEGCARYQVGPSPRWSEADRQSYAAWQRKLGFSGSDADGWPGATSWNALKVPYTA
- a CDS encoding ATP-binding protein codes for the protein MNIDPTQPWGVAIDYAGRAVVAEDGHTLTIRVHDNSLGYTLERDPVTGQYPPVYVSAELTERGTADVTLRGSGLVTVLGEGGLPVVPDPTAVQRAVAAALADFETRRVAYAALCAVWAPAPPEPTEPTEPAPAP